Proteins found in one Amphiprion ocellaris isolate individual 3 ecotype Okinawa chromosome 22, ASM2253959v1, whole genome shotgun sequence genomic segment:
- the nup58 gene encoding LOW QUALITY PROTEIN: nucleoporin p58/p45 (The sequence of the model RefSeq protein was modified relative to this genomic sequence to represent the inferred CDS: inserted 2 bases in 1 codon) translates to MSGFNFGSGTLGSTNTGGGFAFGAASSAPAASTAGFSFGTALGTPAAASASTTSTTPALGLGGSLFGQKPPGGFSFNTPASSAAAPTTGLTLGAPATTATTGFSLAFNKPTASATPFSLTTTTTSSTVPAGAGLTFGSVLTSTAPQQPAAAXAFTLGLGGTTTTTAAAAGPSLGGGLFSNTVSTGLGQTTLGGGGGLTLGSLLATSTAAAAAAAPAPSIGLGGVDFSTSSENKSDTSSGANAQDSKALKDENLPPVICQDVENFQKFVKEQKQVQEDISRMSSKAISKVQDDIKNLKQLLSVSASGLQRQALAIDKLKLETAQELKNADIALRTQKTPPGLQHENTAPSDYFRSLVEQFEVQLQQYRQQIEELENHLTTQSSGSHITPQDLTLAMQKLYQTFVAQAAQLQSVHENVKILKHQYLSYRRAFLEDSTDVFESKRASNRKWQSASRVTTGPAPFSSVPNAAAVAMAATLTQQQQPTPGFGGGPGFGGVGTGGSSFAFSSTSKPTGGSLSAGFGSSSSSGFNFSNPGINPSAGLTFGVSNQPAVGFGTGTPLLQLKKPPAGNKRGKR, encoded by the exons ATGTCTGGCTTTAACTTTGGATCGGGGACACTTGGGTCCACCAACACGGGTGGAGGATTTGCCTTTGGTGCCGCAAGCAG CGCGCCTGCTGCCAGTACCGCTGGCTTCTCTTTCGGGACTGCTCTGGgtacaccagcagcagcctctgcttccaccaccagcaccaccccAGCTCTTGGCCTAGGAGGTAGTCTTTTTGGTCAGAAACCTCCTGGAGGATTCTCTTTCAATACACCTGCCTCAA gtgctgctgcacccACTACTGGCCTTACGTTAG GTGCCCCAGCTACCACAGCTACTACTGGCTTTAGCTTGGCTTTCAACAAGCCCACCGCCTCAGCAACACCTTTCTCCCTCACCACCACTACCACGTCCTCGACAGTCCCTGCTGGGGCAGGTTTAACATTTGGCTCTGTCCTGACATCTACAGCTCCCCAGCAGCCTGCAGCCGC GGCTTTCACGCTTGGTCTAGGTGGCACAACCACCactacagcagctgcagcaggccCATCACTGGGTGGGGGCCTCTTCTCTAACACTGTGTCTACAG gttTGGGTCAAACCACTCTTGGAGGAGGGGGCGGATTAACGTTAGGTTCCCTGTTGGCAAcgtccacagcagcagcagcagcagcagcccctGCCCCAAGTATTGGCTTGGGTGGAGTCGACTTCAGTACATCTTCTGAGAATAAGAGCGACACATCATCTGGAGCCAATGCACA ggaCAGTAAAGCTTTAAAAGATGAGAACCTCCCCCCTGTTATTTGTCAGGATGTTGAGAATTTTCA AAAATTTGTGAAAGAGCAGAAGCAAGTTCAGGAGGACATAAGCAGGATGTCATCAAAGGCCATTTCTAAAGTCCAAGATGACATCAAGAACCTCAAACAGCTTCTCTCTGTCAGTGCCAGTGGTCTGCAGCGCCAAGCTCTGGCTATTGACAAACTGAAGTTGGAGACGGCACAG GAGCTGAAAAATGCTGACATTGCACTGCGTACACAGAAGACACCTCCTGGACTTCAGCATGAGAACACAGCTCCATCAGA ttaTTTCCGTAGCCTGGTAGAGCAGTTTGAGGTGCAATTGCAGCAATATCGGCAGCAGATAGAAGAACTTGAAAATCATCTGACAACGCAGAGCAGTGGCTCCCACATCACTCCTCAGG atttgACATTGGCCATGCAGAAGTTGTACCAAACATTTGTTGCACAGGCTGCCCAGCTCCAGTCTGTCCATGAAAATGTAAAG ATTTTGAAGCACCAGTACCTTTCCTACCGCAGAGCCTTCCTGGAAGACTCCACTGATGTCTTTGAGTCCAAACGGGCATCTAACAGGAAATGGCAGAGTGCGTCGCGAGTCACAACGGGGCCCGCCCCATTCTCCAGTGTGCCCAATGCTGCagctgttgccatggcagccACGTTGACCCAGCAACAGCAGCCAACTCCAG GTTTTGGTGGTGGGCCAGGATTTGGTGGGGTGGGGACTGGGGGGTCTTCTTTTGCCTTCTCCTCCACCAGTAAGCCCACAGGAGGCAGTCTGAGTGCAG GTTTtggtagcagcagcagctcaggctTTAACTTCAGTAACCCTGGCATCAACCCCTCAGCCGGCCTGACCTTTGGCGTGTCCAACCAACCTGCTGTAGGCTTTGGCACTGGAACGCCCCTACTCCAGCTGAAGAAGCCCCCTGCTGGTAACAAAAGGGGCAAGAGATAG